In Terriglobales bacterium, the genomic window GCCGGTGAAGGACGAGGTGGGCAAGCTGGTGATGAAGCAGCAGCGCGAGCCGCAGAAGCGCCTGCGCTTCAAGCTGGCGCAGAACGATACCGTGGCCGTGCCCTTCCGCGAAGTCACCATGGAGATCAGCGAGCGCTCCATCGCCGGCTACGTGGCCATGACCGGGCAGACGGTGAACATCGCCGACGCCTACCGCCTGCCCCCCAACGTTCCCTACAGCATCAACCGCAAGTTCGACGAAGATTCCGGCTACCGCACCAAGTCCATCCTGGCCGTGCCCATGCGCAACCAGAAGGACGAGATCGTGGGCGTGGTGCAGCTGCTCAACGCCAAGCGCGACCGGGAGGCCAAGCTGGACTCGGTGGCCGCGGTGACGGCGCAGGTGGTCCCTTATTCGCAGCGCATGCAGGAGATCGCGGCGTCGCTGGCCAGCCAGGCGGCCGTGGCGCTGGAGAACAGCCAGCTCTACCAGGCCATCCAGGCGCTGTTCGAGGGCTTCGTGAAGGCCTCGGTCATCGCCATTGAGGCGCGCGATCCCACGACCAGCGGCCATTCCTTCCGGGTCGCCAACCTCACCGTGGGCCTGGCCGAGGCGGTGGACCGCCTGGAGCACGGGTCGCTGGCCGCCATCCACTTCACGCGCCAGGAGATGAAAGAGATCCGCTACGCCTCCCTGCTGCACGACTTCGGCAAGGTGGGTGTTCGCGAAGAAGTCCTGGTCAAGGCCAAGAAGCTGTACCCGTGGCAGCTCGACCTGGTGAAGCAGCGCTTCCACTTCGTGAAGCGCACCCTGCAGCATGAAAACTCCGCACAACGCGTGAAGCACCTGCTGGAGAAGGGCCGCAAGGAATACATGAAGCAGCTTCCGGTCTTCGACAAGGAGATGGAAGAACGCCTGGCGGAGCTGGACGGCTACTTCAAAAAGGTGCTGGAGTCGAACGAGCCCACGGTGTTGCCCACCGGAAGCTTCGAGATGCTGATGGACATCGCCGCCCGCAAGTACCTGGACTTTGATGGGGAAGAGAGAGTCCTGCTCAGTGAGGACGAGGTGCGGCTGCTCTCCATCCGCAAAGGCTCGCTCGATGACGCCGAGCGCAGGCAGATCGAGTCGCACGTGGTGCACACCTACAACTTCCTGCAGCAGATCCCGTGGACCAAGGAGATCCGCAACATCCCCGGCATCGCCCGCGGCCACCACGAAAAACTGAACGGCACCGGCTATCCCTACAAGCTGAGCGCGCCGGAGATTCCCGTACAGACGCGCATGATGACCATCTCCGACATCTTCGACGCCCTGGCCGCCTCCGACCGCCCCTACAAGAAGGCGGTGAGCCTGGAGCGCGCGCTCGACATCCTCGACCTATCCGTGAAGGATGGCGAACTCGATCCCGACCTGCACCGCGTCTTCGTCGAGGCCCGCGTGTTCGACAAGTGGAAGATCGAGCCCTTTCCGTACTGAGCCGGTGCGATAGACTCGCTCGATATGAGGATTCGCCGACTGCTCGTTCCACTCGCCGCTCTCTGCCTGGCCTCCGCGCAGACCGCGCCGCAAGCCGTTGATGTTTCCGCCGAGCCCCACCACCACCTCGTGCTGGAGAACGAATACGTGCGCGCGTTCCGCGTCGAAGTGCCGCCGAATGGCGCCACCGGCCTGCATCACCATGCCCACGACTATGTTTTCGTCGTCCTGGGAGCGGCCGAAGTCGCGAACGAAGTGGAGGGCAAGCCGCCTGCGAGGTTGCAGTTGGCGGACGGCGAAGCACGCTACACCGAGGGTGGCTTCGCCCACGTGGCGCGCAACCTGGCCTCTACGCCTTTCCGCAACGTGACGGTGGAAATCCTGCCCGCGGCCAAGCGGCGCGCTGCCGCCCGCAAGCCCGGCGCGGGATGGGAGCGCGGCGTGGAGCTGTTCGAAGGCGGATCGGTGGACACGATTGTGGTCCGTGGGGGACTGCGGGTTACGGAAACCGAACTCAAACCCGGCGCAACTCAGCCAAAGCACACGCACAGCGGCCCACACCTTGCCATCCCTCTGACGGATGTCGAACTGCGAAGCGACGCCCCAGGCAAGCCGCCCCGCACCATTCGGTTTAAGTCCGGCGAAACCGATTGGGTGGCTGGCCGAGTCACCCACACAC contains:
- a CDS encoding HD domain-containing phosphohydrolase, which codes for MSAGTKPEVSPAGPPPRRPLPMVVFFEGDPAGKRAAIEAHRFRRLAFEHLDSQAPEAERVVVVTEEWILKDNFAALRAPNVRIIALTDRRFSDPRLDGAVYSYLPANTPPELVERAVENAVDHIRLLASRRELNERLIGATREISELNQIGAALSAEHNTEKLLELILTKSRAITQSDAGSLYIVESAESLEETTAPVKDEVGKLVMKQQREPQKRLRFKLAQNDTVAVPFREVTMEISERSIAGYVAMTGQTVNIADAYRLPPNVPYSINRKFDEDSGYRTKSILAVPMRNQKDEIVGVVQLLNAKRDREAKLDSVAAVTAQVVPYSQRMQEIAASLASQAAVALENSQLYQAIQALFEGFVKASVIAIEARDPTTSGHSFRVANLTVGLAEAVDRLEHGSLAAIHFTRQEMKEIRYASLLHDFGKVGVREEVLVKAKKLYPWQLDLVKQRFHFVKRTLQHENSAQRVKHLLEKGRKEYMKQLPVFDKEMEERLAELDGYFKKVLESNEPTVLPTGSFEMLMDIAARKYLDFDGEERVLLSEDEVRLLSIRKGSLDDAERRQIESHVVHTYNFLQQIPWTKEIRNIPGIARGHHEKLNGTGYPYKLSAPEIPVQTRMMTISDIFDALAASDRPYKKAVSLERALDILDLSVKDGELDPDLHRVFVEARVFDKWKIEPFPY